The DNA window AAGGTGCGACGGCCATTCTCGCCACCATCGATGGCCATCCCGCCGGGGTCATCGCCATCGCCGACCCAGTGAAGGTTTCGACACAAGAGGCGCTCCGCGCTTTGCAGGCTGATGGTATCCACATCGTCATGCTGACTGGCGACAATCGCGCTACCGCCGAGGCCGTCGCCCGTCGCCTGGGTATCGACGAGGTGAAAGCGGAAGTGTTGCCCGCCGAGAAGGGCGACGTGGTCGCGGCCTTGCGTAGGCAGGGCAAGATCGTCGCCATGGCAGGCGACGGTGTGAATGACGCACCGGCGCTCGCAGCGGCCGATGTCGGCATCGCCATGGGAACGGGGACCGATGTTGCTATCGAAAGCGCCGGTGTGACGTTGCTGCGCGGCGATCTCAGCGGCATCGTCAAGGCGCGTCAGCTGAGCCAGGCAACCATGCGCAATATCCGCCAGAACTTGGCTCTTGCCTTTGTCTATAACGTCGCCGGCATTCCGATTGCCGCCGGCGTGCTTTATCCCGCCTTCGGCGTGGTTCTGTCGCCGGTGGTCGCCGCCGCGGCCATGGCGCTCTCCTCGGTCAGCGTCATTGCCAATGCACTGCGGCTTCGCCAGGCTAAGTCTTGAAGACGTTCAAATAAAAAGGGGCGGGATAACGATCCCGCCCCATAGGTTATTGTATTATTGCGCCAATTACTTGATGGCGCCCGACTTCTTGTGGATCTCGATGAACGTGGCGACGTTGTCCTTGGTCACCAGCGGGCAATCGATGTCGGTGTCGATCTGGGTGATCTTGCCGGTCAGCAGGTCATGAGCAACGCTGACGTTCTTGGCGGCGAGGTCATAGGCATTCTGCAGCGCCGTGGACGTCATCTTGCCAGACTGGATCAGCAGCATCGCCTCAGCGGTACCGTCGACGCCGTAGGCGAGGATCTTGGCGAACTTCGGATCGTCCTTGACGACTTCCAGGGCGCCGGCGGCCATGTTGTCGTTCATGGATACGATGGCGTCGATCTTGTCGTTGGCCTGGACCCAGTCTTCCATGTAGCGCATGGCTTCTTCTTTGTTCCAATGCGCAATCTGCTCGCCGACGATCTTCACGTCGGTACGCTTGTCGAAGAATTCCTTCTGCCAGGCGTCACGACGCATATCGGCGTGCATGTTGCCTGACGGACCGTCCAGAACGACAACGTTGGCGCCCTGCGGGATCTGGGTGATAGCCAGACGGGCGTTCACGGCAGCCTGCTCATACGGATCGGCGTCGACCGATGATGAGCCGGGGATGTTCTTGATGCGCGCGTTGGTGGTAATGACCTTGACGCCATCCTTGACGGCCTGCTCGACATAGGGACGCTGAGCTTCGCCGTTGTTCGGCTGAACGATGATCAGGTCGTACTTGTTGGCGACGGAGTTCTCGATGAACGCGTTCTCCTTGGCATCGTCCGCCTGGGAGTCCATGACGTCGACCGTCATATCCGGGTACTTCTTGACTTCGTCCATGATGCCGTTGGCCAGCCAGGCGGCAAAGGAGTCGGCCTGGGCGCGGGCGATGAACGCGATCTTATAGTTCTGAGCCTGAGCAACCGTCGTCGCAGCCAAACACAGGGCAGCCACAGCCGTAACGGTACGGAGCGTTTTCATAAACTTCGTCATTTGTATCTCCTCCAAGATATCCTACCGAAGGGGCAACTATCGACAGATACGGCCCCACTAATCCTCCAAAGCGAATGCACTAACCTTTAGCCTCCTTTCGCTCAGTCGGTATTTTGGCCGCGCCAAGAGTCTTCCTGGTGCGATTGACTTTGGCCCACATGTCGTAGCCGACAGCCAGGGCGATGATCGCGCCCTTGATGACTTGCTGCAGATACGAATCCACGCCGGCCAAATTCATGATATTGTTAAGGAACCCAACGATGAACGCGCCGGCAAGCGTTCCTCCGGCCGTTCCAAGCCCGCCGGAAAAACTGGTACCGCCGATGATCGCGGCTGTCAGAGCTTCGAATTCGTAGCCCTGACCTGAGTTGGGGGCGCCGACGTTGGTGCGGGCCATCAATATGATGCCAGCAAGGCCCACGAAGACACCGTTGATCAGATAGGCGCCGACCTTGATCCGACCGATATTGATGCCGGAGGCCCGGGCCGCCTCTTCGTTGCCCCCCACCGCGTAGAGCGAGCGACCGAAGCTTGTATGGCCAAGAATGTACCAGGTCAGAATGCCGATAAGGATCATGAACAAGACTGGGATCGGAATAAATCCAATATTTCCCTGTCCGAACCAGATATAATCGCCAATCTGGTAGATGTTCTGGCCCTTCGTGAAGAGCAAAGCGATACCTCTGGCCATCGTCATCATCGCCAGCGTTGCGATGAACGCTGGAATATTGAAGCGCCGGACGAGGATGCCATTGACGAAGTTGCAGAGCACACCGACGATCAGACCGACGGCGAAGGCAAGGGACAGCGAGCCCGTTTCCTTGAAGACGTAGACCGAAAAGACGCCCGCCAGTGCCAGAACCGAGCCACAGGAAAGGTCCAGGAGGCCGCCGATGATGAGGATTGTTTCACCGAAGGCTAAGATCGTCGTGACGGAAATCTGAACCGAGATGTTCGATATATTTCGCGCGGATAGAAAATTCGGGCTCAGAAGATTGCAGACAATGATCATAGCGATAAGGACCAAATAAATGGAGTATCGCGACTTGATGGTCTGCCACTTCTCCCTCGTCATCAGGTTGTTCATTTTCCGCCCCTTTAGATCTCGTCAACTCGAGTTTTTCCGGTGAATTCGGGCTCACCCAAAAAGCTCTATCTCTTTGTTAAGGCGCAGTTCCGGACGCAAAACCGGTTCCCACTTTTGCTGGAACTGCTCTGGTCAGCGATCAGACCGCTTTTCTGGTCATATTCATCGCGTAACGCATGATTACTTCTTGAGAAAACTCGTCTCTCTCGAGTTCGCCCGTTATCCGTCCCCCGGCCATCACGTACATCCGGTCGCACATGCCGATCAGCTCCGGAAGTTCAGAAGAGACCATGATGATCGACTTTCCCTCTCTTACGAGGTTCGTCATCAGCTTGTAGATCTCGAACTTTGCACCGACGTCGATACCACGCGTCGGTTCATCGAGAATGAGAATATCCGGATTCTGAAGCATCCACTTAGACAGGACGACCTTTTGCTGGTTTCCGCCGCTCAACGTACTGATTTGCACATCAATGGATGCCATCTTCACATTGATCTTCTTGCATATCTCTTCGACCCGACTTCTCTCCTTGGCCTTGTGCAGGTACCCTTTCTGGAAAAACTGGTCCATCGAGGCCAAGGTGACGTTTTCCTTGACGTCGCGGATCGGAACGATGCCGTAACGCCGCCGATCTTCGGACAGCATCACAACGCCGTTCTTGATGCTGTCCTGAACATTGCGAACCTTAACCGGCGCGCCATGGACCTTCACGGTTCCACCGAAACGCTCGTCGAGGCCGAAGAGCGCACGCATCACCTCTGTCCGCCCGGCGCCGACCAGACCGGCAAAGCCGACGATCTCGCCCTTCTTGACGTTGAAGGAGATATCGGAAAAGCCCGTGGGCCCGCTGAAATTCTCGACTTCCAGGACAACTTCGCCGACAGCAACGTCTTCCTTGGGATATCCTTGCCCCAGGGCGCGGCCGACCATCAGAGCAATGACGGAGTCAATGTCGAACTTGTCCTTGGGCCGAGTCTCGATCACCTTACCGTCGCGCAGGATCGAGATCTCGTCGGCAATGCGGAAGATTTCGTCCATCTTGTGCGAGATGTAGACGATGCCCTTTCCACGAGCACGAAGATCGGCGATCTTCTCAAAGAGAATTTCGATTTCCTTGTTGGTAATGGACGAGGTCGGCTCATCCATGATGATGATGTCCGCATCTCTGGAAATGGCCTTCAGAATTTCCAACATCTGAAGGTTGGAGATCGACAGATCCTTCAGCTTGGTTTCCGGATCATAGGGCAGGTTTTCCTGCTTAAGCAGTTGAAGCGTCTTCTGCCGAATGGTCTTCCAATCGATCCGCCCGAACCTCTTCTTCGGCCAGCGGCCGGCGAAGAGGCTCTCCTCGATGGTCATTTCAGGCGTGTAGTTCAGTTCCTGAAAGATCATCGAAATACCCAGCTCACCCGCCCGGATCGGGGAGCTGACTTCGACCTTCTCGCCTCGGATCAACGTCTCGCCGCCATCAGGCTGGTAAATGCCGTTGATGATTTTCATCAACGTCGACTTGCCGGCGCCGTTTTCGCCGCACAGCACATGAACCGAACCTTCCTTTACAGAAAAACAGACGTCTTCCAGCGCTTTCACACCCGGAAACGACTTGCTTATATTTCTGACCTCAAGAAGATTTTTTTGCATCGAATGGGTCCTTGATCGGCCGGATGGCGAATGGGATCGACTTGGCGCGCGGGTCAATGCACGCCATGAACCTGGGCGAGCCGAGCCCGATAGAGACCGAAGGCGTCGTCGTAGGCAGACTTGCGGCCAACCGCCGGTGTTGTCGTCTTGTCGGCATCGAGGGTGACGCAACGATCGGCAATGGCGGCGATAGCCTCGCCCGCCCCGTTCGCCCGACCGTAGGCCCAGATCGCCTGGATCGCCGCGCCGAGACATCCGGCCTCATCGCCCGTGGGCACCACGATCTCGGCACCGGTCATGTCAGCGACCATCTGGCGCCAGGGCTTGCTGCGGGCGCCGCCACCGATCATGAACACACGCTCGGCGGGCTTGTCGCCACGGATGCGATGAAGGCCGGCGAGCACGCCGAAGGTCACGCCCTCCACCATGGCCCGCATCAGATTTTCCGGCGTCATGTTGACGGCGGACAGGCCGAGAATGCTGCCGCGGGCGGTCGGCAGATCGGGAGTTCGTTCGCCATTGAGGAACGGCAGCATGGTGATGCCACCGGCACCCGGCGCGGTCGCCTCCAGCGCTTCGGAGACAAAGCCGACATCGTGCCCGAAAAGATGGGCGCCGCCGGAGGTAACATTGGTAGCATTCATGGTGCAGACGAGCGGCAGCCAGCCGCCGGTCGACGAACAGAAAGGCGCGACGGCGCCGCTCGGGTCGAGAACCGGCGTATCGGAGTAGGAAAAGACCGTCGCCGAGGTACCGAGGCTGATGGTGACCACGCCCTCGCGCACGTTTCCGGTGCCGATGGCACCCATCATGTTGTCGCCACCGCCGGCCGCCACCAGACAGTTGGTGGTGAGGCCCAGCGCTTCGGCCGCTGCCTGCGTCAGCTTTCCGACGATGGCGTCGGGCGCAACGAGGTCCGGCAGAGCAGCCGCGAGATGGCCGATACCGCGATCAATGACCGACAAAACCTCGGGCGCCCAGGCCCGCTTGCGAACATCGAAGAACCCCGTTCCCGAAGCGTCGCCGTATTCGGCAACGAAACGACCGGTAAGCCAATGATTCAGATAGTCGTGTGGCAGAAGGATATGGGCGATACGAGCAAAATTGGCGGGCTCCCGATCAGCCAGGAAAGCAAGCTTGGAAATGGTGTAGCCGGTGAGAGGAATGATGCCGATCTTCTCGAACCAGGCCGACGGCCCGCCAAAAGCAGCGACGATCCGCTCATTGTCGGGAGCCGTCTCGGTGTCGTTCCAGAGTTTGGCAGGGCGGATCACCGCTCCTTTGTCGTCGAGCACGGCAAGACCATGTTGCTGGCCTGAAACGCCCAGACAACGGATCGCGTCGGCGGGTAAGGCCGCCTCATTGAGCGCCATCCGTACAGCCGCGACCATCGCGTCCACCCAGATCGACGGGTGCTGCTCGCGGGCGCCGGTGTCGCGTTCGGTCAGGCTATGGGTAGCGTGACCGCGGCCGCGCACTCGCCCGTTCTCGTCGATGACGAGCGCCTTGGTCCCCTGCGTTCCGCAGTCAACGCCGATAAACATTATCCTCTCCTCCCTCACCCACCTGCCGGTCGGCCAGCGAACACCCGATCGGCGGGCTCCTCCGCCCGACATGCCGATGGTGCTCTCGCTCAGCCTCATGAGATTCGGCCGAAGGTTCGTCAGCGACTGCCCAAACCCTCAGATCAGATCGATGTGATCTGACCCTCCATCTTCCTCTGAGACCAATTGACCTTCTAAACCCGCAAATAGGCCATGTATTCGATGCACCTAAGCTTGCCATGACCTTCGAAATTTCCTCGGGCGGTCGATCTTCCCTTCTTCCACCCGGGCCGCCTCACGGCGGGAACAATTCGAACGATTAAGGCTCCCCGTACCGAACGGCGACACCTTGGTCGTCAACCAGACGCGGAACACCCATTTGAGGAGCTTGGGAGCTGTCTGAGGTGACGGCTTGCATTCCTCATGCATGCCTGTCAGTCACCCCGAACGGCGCTCCGCGTCAGTCGTGCGATCAGAACGTGATTTGAACCTTGACGTCCGAGGGGTTCTGCTGGGAGGCCCGTTGGAAGGCCTCGATCGACTTGTCGAACGGATAGCTTGCCGAGATCAGCGGCTTCACATCGATCTTGCCCGAGCCCAGGAGCGCCAGCGTGCGATCCCAGACATTGGCGTAGCGGAAGATGCCGGTGAGACTGATTTCCTTGACTTCCAGCGCCACCACGTCGAGCGGTACCCGATCCTGAGGCATGCCGACCAGAACCACCCGGCCACCCTGGGTGACCACGTCCAGCATGTCGTCGAACGCCTTGGGGCTGCCGCTCGCCTCGAAGAACAGGTCAGCGCCCTTGCCGGCTGTCCGCGCCGCCACGACATCGGCGAGCTTCTCTTTGGTCAGATCGACCGCGATGACGCCGGGCACATTGGCGATGATGTCGAGCTTGGCCTTGGCGACGTCGCTGACGATCACTTCCGAGCAACCGGAGGCCAATGCTGCGAAGGCCACCATCATGCCGATGGTGCCGGCACCGGCCACCACGGCGATGTCGCCGGGGCGAATAGCGCCCTTGGCGGCGGCGTAGACGCCGATCGCCAGCGGCTCGACCATGGCGCCTTCGGCAAACGATACGCTGTCGGGCAGCTTGTAGGTCAGCGCTGCCGGATGCACCACCTCCGGCGTCAGGCAGCCGTGGATCGGCGGCGTCGCCCAGAAGCGCACGGCCGGATCGAGATTATAGTGGCCTTCCAGCGTCTGGCGCGAACCGAAATCGGGAATGCCGGGCTCCATGCAGACGCGATCGCCGACCTTGAGATGGGCGACCTTGGCGCCGACCGCCGTCACCACGCCCGATGCCTCATGGCCGAGCACCATTGGCTCGTTGACGATGAAGTCGCCGATGCGGCCGTGCTTGTAATAGTGGACATCGCTGCCGCAGATACCGACCGCCTTGATGGCGACCCGAACCTCACCGGCCGCCGGCGTTAAAGTGCCGGGAACCTCGATATCGCGAAGACGAATGTCTCCAATGCCCTCGAGAACGACGGCTCTTACCTTCATAGCTTTTCCTCCCGAGCCGCTGGCCTACATTCTCGGATGGGCTTGCACGGCTCTTGATGAGGGAGAGTATGGGCGCCGAACGCTATTCCCGCTAAGCCAATTCAACAAATCTATGTGCATTATTTTACATTTTGAAACCTGGAGACGTTCCAAACCCGCCCACTGATTGTAACTTTCCCAATCGACGACCTCAAACTGTGCGGGCTCCTTCCGCAAGCTTGGTTGATCGGCAACTCACCGAACCCGACCGCAGCTGGCCTTGCTTTCTTATTTCGGAGCGTACTTTTCCGGAAAAAAGGCCAAGAACCGAGCCACCACCAACTACCTCCCGCCTCCGAGCTTATCGACGGGACTTGCAACGCCAAGGGAACCGTTCCTCTCACGGCAGGTTTCACGAACAACCGATTGTGTCCCCCAAGCCGCATCCTGCCGAGCATCCTCTTCGAATGGTTTTCCAACTAGCAAGACGGCGACCAGGCGTCCGCGATGTTTGCTGCGGGAAGCCGCGCCATTCCAGCGCCGCCGGAACTATGCGGCACAGAACCAGATCGGCACTCGATCAATGATTGGCCGGTCACCACCAAAAGAGACGCCGCCCGCTTCCCACCATCGCCCGGAGATCGTTTGAATGCGTAAAGTGTTGCCTGGCTCTGCATTTCCCCTGGGTGTGACGGTCGATGACAAAGGTGCCAATTTCGCTCTATTTTCTGACAACGCTACCGGTGTAACGCTCTGTCTGTTCGACCGGTTCGGGGTCACCGAGAAGGAGCGCATTTCGCTGCGGGAATGCACCAATGGCGTCTGGCATTGTTACCTGCCGGGCGTCGGACGGGGGCAGGTCTACGGCTGGCGTGTCCATGGACCTTGGGCACCGGAAGCCGGTCACCGCTTCAATCCCAACAAGCTGTTGCTCGACCCTTATGCCCGCCAGCTGGTCGGCGACATCCGCTGGAACGACACGCTCTACGGCTATGAGATCGGCGCGGGCGATGATGCCGATTTGGTCATGGACGAACGCGACAGCGCCGCTTACATGCCGAAGGCGCGCGTGGTTGCCGGCACACCCATGGTCACGACCCAGCATCCGCACGTTTCCTGGGCGAAGACGGTGATCTATGAAGGCCATGTGCGTGGCCTCACCATGCTTCACCCACTGGTACCGCAGACAATCCGCGGAACCTTCTCCGCTCTCGGGCAGCCGGAATTTGTCGATTACCTAGTCCGGCTCGGCATTACCACGCTGGAGTTGCTGCCGGTCCAGTCGTTCCTGCAGGATCGCCATCTCGTCGATAGCGGGCTATCCAATTACTGGGGCTACAATAGCCTGGGCTTTTTCGCCCCCGAGCCCCGCTATCTCGGTGACAATGGTCTTGAATCGATCGGCGAAGCGGTTGACCTGCTGCACCAGGCCGGCATCGAAGTCATTTTAGACGTCGTCTACAATCATACCTGCGAAGGCAATCACCTCGGACCGACGCTATCCTTCAAGGGCATAGACAACGCGTCGTATTATCGCCTGCTGCCAGACGATAGCCGCTACTACGACAACTTGACCGGCTGCGGAAATGCACTGAATACCGATCATCCGCGCGTGCTGCAGATGGTGTTGGACAGCCTGCGCCTATGGGCCTCGGTCTATGGCATCGACGGTTTCCGTTTCGATCTTGCCACGACGCTCGGCCGACGCCCCAACGGTTTCGATCCGGGGCACGCCTTTTTCAACGCCATCCTCCAGGACCCCCTGTTGGGTGGCCTGAAGCTGATCGCCGAACCTTGGGATGTCGGACCGGGCGGCTACCAGCTCGGGTCCTTTCCTCCGGGTTTCTCGGAGTGGAATGGTGACTACCGCGACAAGGTGCGCGGTTTCTGGTGTGGCGAAGAAGGTCTGTTGCCGAGCTTTGCCACGCGCGTTGCCGCGTCGCAGGACATCTTCGCCGAAGGACGCCGCCGGCCGTGGTCGAGCGTCAACTTCATTACCGCCCATGACGGTTTCACCCTCCACGACCTCGTCAGCTACAACCACAAGCACAATGAGGCCAACGGTGAGGACAATCGCGACGGCCACGACGACAACAAGAGTTGGAATTGTGGCGCCGAGGGCGAAACCGACGATGAGGCCGTCAATGCGCTGAGGCGTCGACAGAAACGTAACCTGCTGGCCACGTTGTTCCTCAGCCAGGGCGTACCGATGGTGCTCGCTGGCGACGAGTGTTCGAACACACAAGGCGGCAACAACAACGCCTACTGCCAGGACAACGAGATCGGATGGGTGAACTGGTCGGATAACGACCCGGAATTGCCTCGCTTCGTCGCCCGGCTCGCCGACCTCAGGAAGAACCATTCCGCCCTGTCACGACCGGAGTTCCTGACGGGCGCGCGCAACGAGATGGGCCAGCCCGATGTCGTCTGGTTCAACAACCATGGCGAACGGATGACCGAGGAGGACTGGGGAAATCCGCACTCCAAATGCCTCACCCTGCGCCTTGCCCCGGTCCTCGAAAGCGAAACGCCGCTGCTGATCATGTTGAACGCCTCGCATGTCGCCGTCCGGTTCCAAATCCCACCGGGGCATCCGGGAGATTGGGAAGTGGTTCTCGCGACCGACACTGGTTTCGAAGATGTCCGGCTAGCCGATGGTGCTGGCTTCACCATGCCGGCTCGAACCGTTGTTCTCGCGGAATGGCGGGAACAAAGCGCGGTCAGCTTCGTTCCGGGAGGAGTTCTACCGACGGATGCGCCGGATCCGATCGATAAGTGACGGCGCACGTCCATCGAGGCCCCGCCTGATCTGACTGTCCACGGCGCCACTCGTTCCGCCAGTTCTTCTCAAGGAGTCTTGCCTTGACAATTCGCACCGTCCACCGCGAACAGGAAATGAAGTTCGGCACCCAGATAATACCGAACGGAGTGCGGTTTCGTCTCTGGGCGCCGCTGGTGCCATTCGTCGAGCTGGAGATCGACGGTTGGTCGTTGCCCATGCGACAAGACGTGCGCGGGTGGTACGAAGCTGAGGTTCCGGGCGCCAGCCCCGGCAGTCACTATGTATTCTGCCTGCCGGGCGGCAAGAGGGTACCGGACCCTGCCTCACGCTATCAGCCGGATGATGTCGATGGGCCGAGCGAGGTCGTCGATCCGCTTGCCTTCGAATGGACGGATCTTGGCTGGCGCGGCCGCCCTTGGGAGGAGTGCGTTTTCTACGAGGTGCATATCGGCACGTTTACGCCGGAGGGCACCTTCCGGGCTGCGGCCGGAAAACTAGAACTTCTCGCGGAACTCGGCGTCACCGCCTTGCAGATCATGCCGCTCGCCGATTTCGCAGGCCGCTGGAACTGGGGCTACGACGGTGTCTCGTTATTTGCCCCCGACTCTTCTTACGGCCGGCCCGAGGATCTGAAAGCCCTGGTCAACCGCGCCCACGAGCTCGGCATGATGGTCATGCTGGATGTGGTCTACAATCACTTCGGACCGAAGGGGAACTACCTCCCGCTTTATGCGCCCATCCTCAACGACAAGGACACCCCTTGGGGGCCAGGGCTGAACGTCGATGGCGAAAATGCCACCGTTGTACGCGACCTGGTGCTGGCCAATGCCCGGTTCTGGATCAACGAGTATCGGTTCGACGGCCTGCGGTTCGACGCGCTGCACGCTATCGAGGACAGCGGCCCCAAACATCTGATCCAGGACCTGGCCGAACAGACGAGGGCTGCGAGCGACGGCCGGCACATCCACCTCATTGCCGAGAATTCCCACAACCAGGCAAGCTGGCTGAGACGGCGCGACGATGGAACGCCCTGGCTCTATACGGCCCAATGGAACGACGACCTGCACCACGGCCTGCATGCCCTCGTGACCGGCGAAGACCAATGGTACTATCAGCCCTACGCAAGCCGCATCGACCTCGTCGCGAAGGCCCTTGCCGAGGGCTTTGCCTTTCAGGGCGAGTATCTGGCGCGTGAAAATCGCATGCACGGCGAGCCGAGCGCCTTCCTGCCCCCGACGGCCTTCGTTTCTTTCATCCAGAACCACGACCACACCGGCAACCGGCCGGCTGGTGAGCGCATCGGCCAGTTGGTGCCACGCCAAGCGGCGCGCATGTTGGCGACGCTTTATCTGCTGTCGCCGCAAATTCCGATGCTGTTCATGGGCGAGGAATGGAACGCCTCTACACCGTTCTGTTTCTTCACCGACATCAAGGAACTGGGCGATATCATTCGCAGGGGCCGGGCAGAGGTACTCAAGGACTTTCCGGAAGCTTCCAAGGCCAAGCACATCGACCCCATGAGCGAGGACGCCTTCCTGAGCTGCAAGCTCAACTGGGATGAACGCTGCTCGCCGGTATCCGCCGAAATGCTGGAACTCTACCAAGATCTTCTTCGGCTGCGAGCCTCTGTCCTGACGCCACGCCTCGTCGGCATGGCCGGTAACAGCGGATCTTCGGAAATTCTAGGGCCCCACGCCTTCCATGTTCAATGGACGCTGGGCGACGGCTCCACACTCAATCTTGCCGCCAATCTCGGCGCCTCCCCTCAAAACGGCGACTGGCGGGCCGTCATCCCTCTCCGGTGCGAAGGTACATTCACAGATGACACCCTCGGACCTTACACGGCAATGTTCTGGCTAACCTGACGGGCAGAGGATATGCGATCCTCAAACACCCGGAAGCGTCGCCTTGCTCGAGGAGCGGGAGATTTTGATGTCGGCCAGCATATTGATCGTCGAGGATGAGTGGCTGATCGCAGAAGACTACGCCTCAATTCTGCGCCAGGCCGGTTATCGGATTGTCGGACCCTGCCCTTCGGTGCAGGCTGCGTTCTCTGCAATGGAAACTGAACTCATTGATGCCGCCTTGCTGGATGTCCAGTTGCACGATGAAATGAGTTTCCCGATCGCCGAACGCCTGCAAGCGCGGAATATTCCCTTCGCTTTTCTCAGCGGCTATAGCCGACAACATCTGCCATCCGAAATTGGCTTATGCGACCTCCTGGCCAAGCCGGTGGCCAAAGCGACATTACTGGCGACCATCAAGAAAATATGCCTCCAGGTCTAGCTGGTCTGCCACAACGGCGGAAGGCAATCACGGCCCCTCTTTGGGAGGCCGTGACTGAATAGGTGGTCGGTCAATGCTGACCGCCCTTGCGGCCGGCTTCGGCAGCACGATCGGGATCTTTTTTGAAGTTGCCGCCGGACTCCTGGCCGCCCTTGCGGCCCGCTTTCGCGGCGCGTTCGGGGTCATTCTTGAAGTTGCCGCCGGATTCCTGCCCCCCCTTGCGGCCTGCTTCCGCGGCCCGCTCCGGATCGTTCTTGAAGTTACCGCCGGACTCTTCGCCGCCCCTGCGGCCCGCCTCCGCGGCCCGTCCCGGATCGTTCTTGAAGTTGCCGCCGGATTCACGACCACCCTTGGCGGCGATTTCGCGCTGCTTGTCCTGATCCATCGAGGCAAAACCGCGGCGGGAGGTGTCTCCAGTGTTGGATTGCTGGTTGGGCATTACGTTTCTCCTTGGATCTTGTCTCGCTGCGTTGCTACAGCGAGATATAAACTCGCCACCCCACCAATTGTTCCTCACTCCTGGAGTTTCCTGGCCATTCCAGCTCAACATATTCAGCCAACCGAGCCGAACAGTGCATATTATAAATTTCGATTATGCATCATATTACGAATATCAACAAAATATATACTTAAAATAATACACATAAATATCCCATATAAAATAGATATTACATATTTTAGAATTTTTTACTATCCTCAATACCTTCCAGGCGCCGATAACGTCTGCCATTCATTCGGCGGTTTTCCCAGAGTCGGCGCTCCGGTAGCTCGCCAATCCGGCAAGCTGTCACGCAAGCGATGGAACTTTGGAAGCATCGGGCGGTTTCGACAAGGGACCGGTTTATCCCAGCCGCGCTGCGAGATCCTGCCCGTAGAGATCAGACAGCAAGGAGGCCACGATGACGATCAGAATGAAGCAAGTAACGCCCTTGGATGGCGGAGAATATCGCGTCGACTTCAACTTGATCGACAATATCGTCGTTTCCATCATGTTGCCACCATATGAGAGCGGCTCCACTCA is part of the Pleomorphomonas sp. PLEO genome and encodes:
- a CDS encoding sugar ABC transporter substrate-binding protein encodes the protein MTKFMKTLRTVTAVAALCLAATTVAQAQNYKIAFIARAQADSFAAWLANGIMDEVKKYPDMTVDVMDSQADDAKENAFIENSVANKYDLIIVQPNNGEAQRPYVEQAVKDGVKVITTNARIKNIPGSSSVDADPYEQAAVNARLAITQIPQGANVVVLDGPSGNMHADMRRDAWQKEFFDKRTDVKIVGEQIAHWNKEEAMRYMEDWVQANDKIDAIVSMNDNMAAGALEVVKDDPKFAKILAYGVDGTAEAMLLIQSGKMTSTALQNAYDLAAKNVSVAHDLLTGKITQIDTDIDCPLVTKDNVATFIEIHKKSGAIK
- a CDS encoding ABC transporter permease — protein: MNNLMTREKWQTIKSRYSIYLVLIAMIIVCNLLSPNFLSARNISNISVQISVTTILAFGETILIIGGLLDLSCGSVLALAGVFSVYVFKETGSLSLAFAVGLIVGVLCNFVNGILVRRFNIPAFIATLAMMTMARGIALLFTKGQNIYQIGDYIWFGQGNIGFIPIPVLFMILIGILTWYILGHTSFGRSLYAVGGNEEAARASGINIGRIKVGAYLINGVFVGLAGIILMARTNVGAPNSGQGYEFEALTAAIIGGTSFSGGLGTAGGTLAGAFIVGFLNNIMNLAGVDSYLQQVIKGAIIALAVGYDMWAKVNRTRKTLGAAKIPTERKEAKG
- a CDS encoding sugar ABC transporter ATP-binding protein, producing the protein MKALEDVCFSVKEGSVHVLCGENGAGKSTLMKIINGIYQPDGGETLIRGEKVEVSSPIRAGELGISMIFQELNYTPEMTIEESLFAGRWPKKRFGRIDWKTIRQKTLQLLKQENLPYDPETKLKDLSISNLQMLEILKAISRDADIIIMDEPTSSITNKEIEILFEKIADLRARGKGIVYISHKMDEIFRIADEISILRDGKVIETRPKDKFDIDSVIALMVGRALGQGYPKEDVAVGEVVLEVENFSGPTGFSDISFNVKKGEIVGFAGLVGAGRTEVMRALFGLDERFGGTVKVHGAPVKVRNVQDSIKNGVVMLSEDRRRYGIVPIRDVKENVTLASMDQFFQKGYLHKAKERSRVEEICKKINVKMASIDVQISTLSGGNQQKVVLSKWMLQNPDILILDEPTRGIDVGAKFEIYKLMTNLVREGKSIIMVSSELPELIGMCDRMYVMAGGRITGELERDEFSQEVIMRYAMNMTRKAV
- the xylB gene encoding xylulokinase, whose protein sequence is MFIGVDCGTQGTKALVIDENGRVRGRGHATHSLTERDTGAREQHPSIWVDAMVAAVRMALNEAALPADAIRCLGVSGQQHGLAVLDDKGAVIRPAKLWNDTETAPDNERIVAAFGGPSAWFEKIGIIPLTGYTISKLAFLADREPANFARIAHILLPHDYLNHWLTGRFVAEYGDASGTGFFDVRKRAWAPEVLSVIDRGIGHLAAALPDLVAPDAIVGKLTQAAAEALGLTTNCLVAAGGGDNMMGAIGTGNVREGVVTISLGTSATVFSYSDTPVLDPSGAVAPFCSSTGGWLPLVCTMNATNVTSGGAHLFGHDVGFVSEALEATAPGAGGITMLPFLNGERTPDLPTARGSILGLSAVNMTPENLMRAMVEGVTFGVLAGLHRIRGDKPAERVFMIGGGARSKPWRQMVADMTGAEIVVPTGDEAGCLGAAIQAIWAYGRANGAGEAIAAIADRCVTLDADKTTTPAVGRKSAYDDAFGLYRARLAQVHGVH
- a CDS encoding NAD(P)-dependent alcohol dehydrogenase, with product MKVRAVVLEGIGDIRLRDIEVPGTLTPAAGEVRVAIKAVGICGSDVHYYKHGRIGDFIVNEPMVLGHEASGVVTAVGAKVAHLKVGDRVCMEPGIPDFGSRQTLEGHYNLDPAVRFWATPPIHGCLTPEVVHPAALTYKLPDSVSFAEGAMVEPLAIGVYAAAKGAIRPGDIAVVAGAGTIGMMVAFAALASGCSEVIVSDVAKAKLDIIANVPGVIAVDLTKEKLADVVAARTAGKGADLFFEASGSPKAFDDMLDVVTQGGRVVLVGMPQDRVPLDVVALEVKEISLTGIFRYANVWDRTLALLGSGKIDVKPLISASYPFDKSIEAFQRASQQNPSDVKVQITF